The region GTCCAGCCCGGCGTTAAACGCCAGCGCCGCTGATTCCGCGGGATCGTGAGAAACCCCGTGGTGCTGGTGCAGCAGGCTGACGCCGCCGTAATCCGCCACGATAATACCGTCGAAGCCCCACTGTTCACGCAGTACGGTGGTGAGCAGGAAGTGGTCGCTGTGCCCTGGCTGATTATCAATGTCGTGATAGGCGGGCATCACCGAACCGGCGTTCGCCAGCTTGACCGCCATTTCAAAGGGCAGCAGGAAGGTATCGTTTAGCTCGCTGAAACCGAGATGGACCGGCGCATGGTTGCGCGCCCCTTCGCTGAAGGAGTGGCCGACGTAGTGTTTCAGGGTCGCCAGCAGATCGCGCTTATCACCCTGCAAGCCTTTGACGTAGGCGGTGGCCATCACCCCCACCAGCCACGGATCTTCACCGAAGGTCTCTTCCGTACGCCCCCAGCGCACGTCGCGGGAAACGTCCAGCACCGGGGCCAGCCCCTGTTGACACCCGACGGATCGAGCCTCTTTGCCGATCTGCTCCGCTGCGCGCTGTACCAGCGCCGGATCCCAGGTGGAACCGTAGTTCAGCGACGACGGGAACAGCGTTGCATCTTTGCACAGCAGCCCCACCAGACACTCCTCATGAAACAGCGCCGGAATGCCGAGCCGGGTCTCCTCCATCATCATGCGTTGCAGACGGTTGGCGGCTCGCACGCCGGTTTTTGCATCCACAATGTGCGTGCCGAGCGGTCGGGTGATCTGGCCGACACCCAGCTTCAGCCGTTCGCTGAGGGACGCCTGTTCGCTCACACCGGCGAATTCATCGCTCAAATCGCTGCGCTCGCGATGGTTGCCATTTTCGTCGAGGATCAGCCAGTACGCGTGCATCTGGGCGAATTTCTCTTCAGGGCTCATACGCGCCAGTAAATCGGCGACACGCTCATGTACGGGACGTCCCGCGTCCTTATAGATAGCCGTCATGTTTTACTCCTGTATTGCGGATTGGGTTGCCGGGCTGAGCTGCCCCGCATCGTTTCGAATATCGCGTTTGCTGGCCAGCTCCCGGGCGATAGTGTCCACAAGCCGGCTGTTAAGTTTGTAGATGGCAAGGAGTGCCACCATGCAGAGGAACAGCACACAGGGGATCAGGGTAAACAGGGCGTTGATGGTTGCGAGGACGTGAGGCGCCTGGTTTGCCTGTCCAGGCGCGTAATCCACCATGCCAAGCACCCAGCCGACCACCGCCCCACCCAGCGCCAGCCCAAACTTGATGGCAAACAGGGCGGTAGAAAAGACCAGCCCGTCCAGACGGCGGCCGCTCCGGTGTTCTTCGTAGTCCACCACATCGGAGAACATGGTCCATTGCAGGGGCGTGGTCAGGTTCTGAATAAAACTAAACACAATATTCAGACCGAATATCAGCCACACCTGCGAAGGGGGAATGAAGAAAATCAGCGCGCCAAAAATAACGAAGGAAATAATAGTCCACTGATACGCGCGAACGCGGTCAAATTTCCCCAGCAGGCGTTCAGATAATAATGCGCCGCTTAAGGATGCCACCATGCCGGAAACAATAAAGGCAAAGACCAGTTCCGGACGTAACAGAACATAGTTAACGTAATACATGGTCGCTGAGCCACGCGTTACGACGGCGGTTAACAGTAAAATATTAAACAAAAAAACAATTCGCCACTGACTGTTGCCAGCCAGCAGTTTTAAATCCGTCAGCATTGAGCCGGAGGTGTCATTGCGCGGAGAGTAACGCTCGCGGGTCATAAAGAAGCAGCAGAAGAATAAAACGATTCCCAGCAGCCCCATCAGGCTCATGGCATAGAAATAGCCTTTCTGCACATTACCCTGGCCTAATAAAGAGACCAGCGGCAGCGCGATGACCGTGACAATCAACCCGCCGATAAACGACAGGCCAAAGCGCCAGGATTGCAGCGAGTGGCGCTCGCGTGGGTCGAGCGTCAGCGCGCCGGGCATGGCGCAGTAAGGGACGTTAATCGCGGAGTAGATCAGGCTCAGGATGGCATAGGTCACGCAGGCATAAACAATTTTTGCCGTCGCCCCGGCATCCGGTACGTAGAAGGTGATGAGGCAGCTCACGCCAAACGGAATGGCAAACCAGAGCAGCCAGGGACGAAAACGACCGTGGCGCGTCTGAGTACGATCCACCAGCGCGCCAATGCACGGGTCGACAAACGCATCGACCACGCGCACCACTAAAAACATGGTGCCCATAATGGCCGCCGGTAAACCGAATACGTCCGTATAGAAATAAGCGAGAAATAACGTTGCCGTTTGCCAGACCAGCGCGCTGGCCATATCACCCAGGCCATAACCTATTTTATCTTTTGTACGTAATACAGAGGAGATTGTCATTGTTATTTGCCTTTTTTATCAGGTTAAAACGTATTTCAACCAGTCGCGCATCAGCCCGAAGGCGGTACGCGGTAAGGCTCAAGTATTAGCAACGCTTTGCCCGCTAACAATTGTCTAAATTAACAGATAAATTATGATATTTGGTTTTTTGCTTTATTTGTGATGGTGAGCATATTCGCAGGAAAATAAAAAAGGCGAGGACAGATATCCTCGCCTTTTTCAGGTTATGCAGGTTTTACTTGTTCAGCTCTGCCAGGCTCAGCCAGGTTTGCACCACGGTGTCCGGGTTCAGGGAGAGGCTATCAATGCCCTCGTCCATCAGCCAGGCCGCAAAGTCTTCATGGTCAGAAGGACCCTGACCGCAAATCCCGACATATTTACCCTGTTTCTTCGCCGCGCGGATGGCCATGGAGAGCAGCGCTTTCACCGCCTCGTTACGCTCATCGAACAGCTCAGAGACAACGCCGGAGTCGCGATCCAGACCGAGCGCCAGCTGCGTCATGTCGTTCGAACCAATGGAAAAACCGTCGAAATGTTCCAGGAACTGCTCGGCCAGCAGGGCATTGGACGGAATTTCACACATCATGATGATCTTCAGCCCGTTCTCGCCGCGCTTCAGACCCTGACGCGCCAGCTCATCCACCACCGCTTTCGCCTGATCCACGGTACGGACGAACGGGATCATGATTTCCACGTTGGTCAGCCCCATGTCGTTGCGCACGCGTTTTACCGCCTCGCACTCCAGCGCGAAGCAGTCGCGGAAGCTTTCCGACACGTAACGTCCGGCGCCACGGAAGCCCAGCATCGGGTTCTCTTCTTCCGGCTCGTAACGTTCGCCGCCCACCAGGTTGGCGTATTCGTTGGACTTAAAGTCCGACAGACGCACGATCACGCGTTTCGGGTAGAAGGCCGCGCCAAGCGTGGCGATCCCTTCCGTCAGGCGTCCGACATAGAACTCTTTCGGCGAGTCGTAACCCTTCATCATCTCGCGGATTTCGTTTTGCAGTTTTGCGTCCTGGTCGTCGAACTCCAGCAGCGCACGCGGGTGCACCCCGATCATACGGTTAATAATAAATTCCAGACGCGCCAGACCCACGCCTTCGTTCGGCAGGCAGGCGAAGTCAAACGCGCGGTCCGGGTTACCGACGTTCATCATGATCTTCAGCGGCAGGTCCGGCATGGTATCCACGCTGGAGCTTTTCACACTGAAGTCGAGGATATCGGCATACACATAACCGGTATCGCCTTCGGCACAGGAGACCGTCACGTTCTGGTCGTCCTTCATGCGTTCGGTCGCGTCGCCACAGCCGACGACCGCCGGGATCCCCAGCTCACGGGCGATAATAGCCGCGTGACAGGTACGGCCACCGCGGTTGGTGACGATGGCAGCCGCTTTCTTCATGATCGGTTCCCAGTCCGGGTCGGTCATGTCGGTGACCAGCACGTCGCCGGGCTGAATGCGGTTCATCTCGCTGATGTCGTGGATCACTTTCACCGGACCGGCACCGATGCGGTGACCAATTGCGCGGCCTTCCGCGACAATTTTGCCCTGCGCGTGCAGGGTGTAGCGCTCCATGACCTGACCGCGTGAACGGACGGTTTCCGGACGCGCCTGCACGATAAACAGCTTGCCGGTGTGTCCGTCTTTCGCCCACTCGATGTCCATCGGACGACCATAGTGTTTTTCGATCTGCACCGCCTGCTTCGCCAGCTCTTCCACTTCGGCGTCAGTCAGGGAGAAGCGGTCACGCTGCTCCTGCGGCACATCTTCAATGGTGACCTGCTTACCATGCTCCTGGGTCGGGGCATAGATCATGCGGATTTTTTTCGAGCCCATGGTGCGGCGCACCACCGCCGGGCGATTTGCCGCCAGCGTAGGCTTGTGTACGTAGAATTCGTCAGGGTTCACCGCCCCCTGCACCACCATCTCGCCCAGCCCCCACGCGGAGGTGATAAACACCACCTGGTCGAAACCGGATTCAGTGTCGATAGAGAACATCACGCCGGAGGAACCCACGTCGGAGCGCACCATACGCTGCACGCCCGCGGAGAGCGCCACGCCGCGGTGATCATAGCCCTGATGGACGCGATAGGAGATGGCGCGGTCGTTGAACAGGGAAGCAAACACATGCTTCACCGCCACCAGTACCGCCTCATAACCCTGGACGTTGAGGAAGGTTTCCTGCTGTCCGGCGAAAGAGGCATCCGGCATATCTTCCGCGGTAGCGGAGGAGCGCACGGCAAAAGAGGCCTGCGCGTCGTCAGCGGAGAGCTGGTTGTAGGCGTCGTGAATGGCTTTTTCCAGTTCCGGCTGGAAAGGTGTGTCGATGATCCACTGGCGGATTTGCGCGCCGGCTTTGGCAAGCTCGGTGACATCATCAATATCCGTTTTATCCAGCAGGTCGTAAATGCGCTGGTTTACACCGCTCTGGTCTAAAAACAGGTTAAACGCATCGGCGGTGGTGGCAAACCCGTTAGGTACGGAGACACCCATACCGGACAGATTTGTAATCATTTCACCCAGGGAGGCATTTTTGCCCCCAACTCTGTCTACATCATTCATGCCGAGTTGGTTATACCAAAGCACCAGCGGTGACGAGCCATTGTTGGACATCGAAACAATCCTTTTGTGATATTTGATCGGAGTAAGAAACACCTGACTACGTATTTATACTGGCATATTTATTTCCGCTAAAAAAACGGTGAATCGTGTAAGCAATTTAAATTTTCAACTTTTCGGACAGTTTCCCCGCACTCGCTAACCCGATGATTCCTATAGATTCCGGCAAAAACCATAGAAATAAAGCCGCTATTCGAAAAATGAAATCCACTTTTCAGGAAAATCAAAAACACCATTTCATTTTAAATTCAGATAAGTTCTTTGCTGTGAAATTAACTTTTTTAATTTATGCTTTCAGGCAATTACGTACGCTATTCAGGGTGGATAAAATGGATAATGCTGTCGATCGCCACGTTTTTTATATTTCTGATGGGACGGCGATTACCGCCGAGGTGCTGGGACACGCGGTGATGTCGCAGTTTCCCGTGTCGATAAACAGCATCACGCTGCCGTTCGTGGAAAATGAGAGCCGGGCCAAAGCGGTCAAGGACCAGATCGACGCCATTTACCAGCAGACCGGCGTTCGTCCTCTGGTGTTCTATTCCATTGTGATCCCCGAGATCCGCAACATCATTCTGCAAAGCGAGGGCTTCTGTCAGGACATCGTGCAGGCGCTGGTCGCGCCGCTGCAAGGCGAGCTGAAGCTGGACCCGACGCCCATCGCCCACCGTACCCACGGGCTGAACCCGGGCAACCTGACCAAATACGATGCGCGTATTGCCGCCATTGACTACACCCTGGCGCACGACGACGGGATCTCGCTGCGCAATCTGGACCAGGCGCAGGTGATTTTGCTCGGCGTGTCGCGCTGCGGTAAAACCCCCACCAGCCTTTACCTGGCGATGCAGTTTGGCATTCGCGCCGCCAACTACCCCTTTATTGCCGATGATATGGATAACCTGGTGCTGCCCGCCGCGCTCAAGCCGCTCCAGCATAAGCTGTTTGGGCTGACCATCAACCCGGAGCGACTGGCAGCAATCCGCGAAGAACGTCGCGAGAACAGCCGCTACGCCTCCATGCGCCAGTGCCGTATGGAAGTCTCTGAAGTCGAAGCGCTGTATCGAAAAAACCAGATCCCCTGGCTGAACAGTACCAACTATTCAGTAGAAGAAATTGCCACCAAGATCCTCGATATCATGGGGCTGAATCGCCGCATGTACTAATATGCTAGTACATTAATCCAGTTTCAGTTATTATCATGCCATCCTCGGGGCGACGTGCCCCGAACTTGAAATCAGCAGGGATTGGTTTAAGGTGATGCCCATCACTTCCCGGTAGTCTGCCGATGAAGCAAAAAATTTCTGAGACATTCCATGAACAAAACCGACGAACTGCGCACCGCGCGCATTGATAGCCTGGTCACACCGGCTGAACTGGCCCGGCTGCACCCCGTTTCCGCCGAGGTGGCGGACCATGTGACGGCCTCCCGGCGCCGCATCGAAAAAATTCTCAATGGTGAAGACAAACGGCTTCTGGTGGTGATTGGCCCCTGCTCCATTCACGATCTGGACGCGGCGATGGATTATGCGAAACGCCTTCAGACGCTGCGTGAAAAATATCAGGATCGCCTTGAGATCGTGATGCGGACCTACTTTGAAAAGCCGCGTACCGTGGTGGGCTGGAAAGGATTGATCTCCGATCCCGACCTGAACGGCAGCTACCGGGTGAATCACGGTATTGCCCTGGCGCGTAAGCTGCTGTTACAGGTTAACGAGCTGGGTGTGCCTACCGCCACCGAATTTCTGGATATGGTGACCGGACAATTTATTGCCGACCTCATTAGCTGGGGCGCGATAGGGGCGCGTACCACCGAAAGCCAGATCCACCGAGAAATGGCGTCGGCGCTCTCCTGCCCGGTGGGTTTCAAAAACGGAACGGACGGCAATACCCGAATTGCCGTCGATGCCATCCGTGCGTCACGCGCCAGCCATATGTTCCTTTCCCCGGATAAAAACGGCCAGATGACCATCTACCAGACCAGCGGCAACCCGTTCGGACATATCATTATGCGTGGCGGTAAAAAACCGAATTACCATGCAGACGATATTGCCGCTGCCTGCGAAACGCTGGCGGAATTTGACCTGCCGGAGCATCTGGTGGTGGATTTCAGCCACGGCAACTGCCAGAAACAGCACCGCCGCCAGCTGGACGTCTGCGAAGAAGTTTGCCAGCAGATCCGCAGCGGCTCGACCGCCATTTCAGGAATTATGGCGGAGAGCTTTATTAAAGAAGGTACCCAGAAGATCGTCGCCGGACAGCAGATGGTTTACGGGCAGTCAATCACCGATCCGTGCCTGAGCTGGGAAGACAGCGAGCTGCTGCTGGAGAAGCTGGCTGCGGCGGTTGATTCTCGCTTCTGATGTTATTGTCGGGTGGCGCTGCGCTTACCCGACCTACGATCCGTGCCGTTGTAGGCCCGGTAAGGCGTAGCCGCCACCGGGCGTTTCATTGCACAAATTTGATCCCGTCACACAATTTTCACAAAAACGCTTGCCGTGAATTTGCAGTTTATTGATAATGATTATCATTGTTACATTGATTGTTATTTATAAACATTATGTCACCGACCGATAACAGCACGGCAACGCCAACTAAAACACACACAGCGCCGTCCCCTGCTCCCACCGATCGCCGCATCGACAGCAAAAGCCTGTTGGGTGACGAGGGACGGGTGATTATCGTGCATGACGGGCAGCACTACCTGCTGCGCCAGACCAATGCCGGAAAACTGATCCTGACTAAATAAACCACAAAAACATTCGCCAGCCACCCAGGTGATCCCCAGGCAGCCAGCGCTTTTCACTTCTTATGGAGAGTTGCTATGCCACACCTGCAATCCGCGTCTCTACGTCCGTCTCTTCTGGCGCTGGCGATTGTCAGCACCCTGCCGGGCGTTACGTTTGCCGCCGCAGACGAGATCACCGTCACCGCCACCGGCAATGCCCGCAGCGCCTTTGAAGCCCCCATGATGGTGAGCGTGATTGACGCCACCGCGCCAGAAAACCAGACCACCAGCTCAGCCGCCGATATGCTGCGCAAGGTGCCCGGTCTGATGCTGGACGGCACCGGGCGCACCAACGGCCAGGACGTTAACCTTCGGGGCTATGACCGCCGTGGCGTACTGGTGCTGGTGGATGGCGTACGCCAGGGTACCGATACCGGACACCTGAACAGCACGTTCCTCGATCCGGCGCTGATCAAACGTATCGAAGTGGTGCGCGGCCCTTCCGCCTTGCTGTACGGCAGCGGTGCGCTGGGCGGCGTGATTTCGTATGACACCGTCGACGCCAGCGATCTGCTGGATGCGGGTAAAAACAGCGGCTATCGCGTCTTTGCTACCGGCGCAACGGGCGATCACAGCATCGGGATGGGCGCCAGCGCCTATGGCCGCACCGATACCCTGGACGGTCTGGTCTCCTGGTCCAGCCGCGATCGCGGCGATATTCGCCAGAGCGACGGCGCGAGGGCACCAAACGACGAATCCATCAACAATATGCTGGCGAAAGGCAGCTGGAAAATCGATCCGGCGCAGACGCTGAGCGGCTCCCTGCGCTACTATAACAACGACGCGCAGGAGCCGAAAAACCCGCAGACCACGGATGCCAGCAGCAGTAACCCGATAACCGATCGTTCCACCATCCAGCGCGATGCCCAGCTTGGCTACCGCATTGCGCCAGCCGGAAACGACTGGCTGAACGCCGATGCGAAAATTTACTGGTCCGAAGCGCGGATCAACGCCCAGAACATCAACGCCAGCGGCGAGTTCCGTAAACAGACCACCAAAGGCGGCAAAGTGGAAAACCGTACCCGCCTGTTCAGCGACGCCTTCGCCTCGCACCTGCTGACCTACGGCGGGGAATACTATCGTCAGGAGCAACACCCTGGCGGCGCGACCACCGGCTTCCCGGACGCGAAAATCGACTTCAGCTCTGGCTGGTTGCAGGATGAGATCACCCTGCGCGACCTGCCGGTAACGCTTCTCGGCGGGACGCGTTACGACAACTATCGCGGCAGCAGCGACGGCTATGATGACGTGGATGCGGATAAATGGTCATCACGCGCCGGGTTAACCGTGAGTCCGACCGACTGGCTGATGCTGTTCGGCTCTTACGCTCAGGCCTTCCGCGCGCCAACGATGGGCGAGATGTATAACGACGCGAAGCACTTCTCTATCGGCAGCTTCTACACCAACTACTGGGTGCCGAACCCGAACCTGCGCCCGGAAACTAACGAAACCCAGGAGTTCGGTTTTGGGCTGCGTTTTGACGATCTGCTGCTCGCCAACGACGCGCTGGAGTTCAAAGCCAGCTATTTCGACACCAACGCGAAAGATTACATCTCCACCACCGTGGATTTTGCGGCGGCGACTACCATGTCCTATAACGTACCGAACGCCAAAATCTGGGGCTGGGACATGATGGCAACCTACGCAACCAGCCTGTTCAACCTCGACGTCGCCTACAACCGCACGCGAGGAAAAGATACCGACACGGGCGAATATATCTCCAGCATTAACCCGGACACCGTCACCAGCAAGCTGGATATCCCGGTGGCGCAAAGCGGCTTCTCCGTGGGCTGGATCGGCACCTTCGTCGAACGTTCAACGCACATCAGCAGCAGCTACAGCGAGCAGCCGGGCTACGCAGTGAATGATCTCTACGTTAGCTATAAAGGCCAGCAGCAGCTCAAAGGCATCACCACCACCCTCATGCTGGGGAACGCCTTCGACAAAGCCTACTGGTCACCGCAGGGCATCCCGCAGGATGGCCGCAACGGCAAGATCTTCGTCAGTTATCAATGGTAATGCCCTTCGGGGCAACGATTCAGAAGGATAAGATTATGGGTCACTACACACGCTGGCTTGAGCTTAGAGAGCAACATCCGGGTAAGTACGCCCGGGATATCGCCGGATTAATGCACATCAGTGAAGCAGAGCTGGCATTTGCGCGCGTTGGCCACGACGCCTGGCGGCTGCGCGGTGAAATCCGCGAGATTCTGGCAGCGCTGGAGTCCGTGGGGGAAACTAAATGCATCTGCCGTAACGACTACGCCGTTCACGAACAGGTCGGGGCGTTTACTCACCAGCACCTCGGCGGCCATGCCGGGCTGGTGCTGAATCCGCGCGCGCTGGATTTGCGTTTATTCCTCAACCAGTGGGCGAGCGCGTTTCACATGAGTGAAACGACCTCCCGCGGCGAACGTCAGAGCATTCAGTTCTTCGATCATCAGGGCGACGCGGTACTGAAGGTCTACACCACGGATCGCACCGATGTCGCCGCCTGGGGCGACGTGCTGACCCGTTTTATCATAGCCGATAACCCCGCTCTGGCGCTGAAGGCAGTCGATGCCCCTGCGCATTCCGACGGTGCTGATGCAGGCTCGGTGGAGAAAGAGTGGCGCGCCATGACCGACGTACATCAGTTCTTCAGCTTATTAAAACGCCATAACCTGAGCCGCCAGCAGGCGTTTCGTCTGGTGAGTGACGATCTGGCCTGTAAGGTGGATAACAGCGCGCTGGCACAGCTGCTGGAGACGGCACGACAGGATGGAAACGAAATCATGATCTTCGTCGGCAACCGCGGCTGCGTGCAGATCTTCACCGGTGTGGTGGAAAAACTGACGCCCATGAAGGGCTGGCTGAACATCTTCAACGCCACCTTTACCCTGCATCTGCTGGAGGAGACTATCGCGGAGACGTGGGTAACGCGTAAGCCAACAGCGGACGGACACGTTACCAGCCTGGAATTGTTTGCGGCGGATGGCACCCAAATCGCCCAGCTCTACGGCCAGCGTACCGAAGGCGAACCGGAGCAGAGCCAGTGGCGTCGGCAGATTGATGCCCTGACGCCAGAAGGGCTGGCCGCATGAAAAACTGGTTTGCCCTGCTCTGCGCCCTGCCGCTGGTCGCCGTCGCCGCGCCGGAGAGAATCGTCGCCCTCGGCGGCGACGTGACGGAGATCGTCTACGCCCTCGGCGCGGAGTCTTCTCTGGTTGCGCGCGACAGCACCAGCCGGTGGCCGCAGGCGACAGACGCGCTGCCTGACGTCGGGTATCTCCGCCAGCTCAACGCGGAAGGCATTTTGTCCGTGCGCCCGACGCTGGTGCTGGCAAGCGACCAGGCGCAGCCTTCTCTGGCGCTGAAACAGATTGAGCAGAGCCACGTCCGGGTGGTTACCGTTCCCGGCACGCCTGACCTGCGCGCGATTGACGAAAAAGTGCGGGTGATAGCCCAGGCGACGCATCATGAGGCGCAAGGGGAAACCCTGCGCAG is a window of Enterobacter hormaechei ATCC 49162 DNA encoding:
- a CDS encoding MFS transporter; the protein is MTISSVLRTKDKIGYGLGDMASALVWQTATLFLAYFYTDVFGLPAAIMGTMFLVVRVVDAFVDPCIGALVDRTQTRHGRFRPWLLWFAIPFGVSCLITFYVPDAGATAKIVYACVTYAILSLIYSAINVPYCAMPGALTLDPRERHSLQSWRFGLSFIGGLIVTVIALPLVSLLGQGNVQKGYFYAMSLMGLLGIVLFFCCFFMTRERYSPRNDTSGSMLTDLKLLAGNSQWRIVFLFNILLLTAVVTRGSATMYYVNYVLLRPELVFAFIVSGMVASLSGALLSERLLGKFDRVRAYQWTIISFVIFGALIFFIPPSQVWLIFGLNIVFSFIQNLTTPLQWTMFSDVVDYEEHRSGRRLDGLVFSTALFAIKFGLALGGAVVGWVLGMVDYAPGQANQAPHVLATINALFTLIPCVLFLCMVALLAIYKLNSRLVDTIARELASKRDIRNDAGQLSPATQSAIQE
- the ppsA gene encoding phosphoenolpyruvate synthase, yielding MSNNGSSPLVLWYNQLGMNDVDRVGGKNASLGEMITNLSGMGVSVPNGFATTADAFNLFLDQSGVNQRIYDLLDKTDIDDVTELAKAGAQIRQWIIDTPFQPELEKAIHDAYNQLSADDAQASFAVRSSATAEDMPDASFAGQQETFLNVQGYEAVLVAVKHVFASLFNDRAISYRVHQGYDHRGVALSAGVQRMVRSDVGSSGVMFSIDTESGFDQVVFITSAWGLGEMVVQGAVNPDEFYVHKPTLAANRPAVVRRTMGSKKIRMIYAPTQEHGKQVTIEDVPQEQRDRFSLTDAEVEELAKQAVQIEKHYGRPMDIEWAKDGHTGKLFIVQARPETVRSRGQVMERYTLHAQGKIVAEGRAIGHRIGAGPVKVIHDISEMNRIQPGDVLVTDMTDPDWEPIMKKAAAIVTNRGGRTCHAAIIARELGIPAVVGCGDATERMKDDQNVTVSCAEGDTGYVYADILDFSVKSSSVDTMPDLPLKIMMNVGNPDRAFDFACLPNEGVGLARLEFIINRMIGVHPRALLEFDDQDAKLQNEIREMMKGYDSPKEFYVGRLTEGIATLGAAFYPKRVIVRLSDFKSNEYANLVGGERYEPEEENPMLGFRGAGRYVSESFRDCFALECEAVKRVRNDMGLTNVEIMIPFVRTVDQAKAVVDELARQGLKRGENGLKIIMMCEIPSNALLAEQFLEHFDGFSIGSNDMTQLALGLDRDSGVVSELFDERNEAVKALLSMAIRAAKKQGKYVGICGQGPSDHEDFAAWLMDEGIDSLSLNPDTVVQTWLSLAELNK
- the ppsR gene encoding posphoenolpyruvate synthetase regulatory kinase/phosphorylase PpsR — translated: MDNAVDRHVFYISDGTAITAEVLGHAVMSQFPVSINSITLPFVENESRAKAVKDQIDAIYQQTGVRPLVFYSIVIPEIRNIILQSEGFCQDIVQALVAPLQGELKLDPTPIAHRTHGLNPGNLTKYDARIAAIDYTLAHDDGISLRNLDQAQVILLGVSRCGKTPTSLYLAMQFGIRAANYPFIADDMDNLVLPAALKPLQHKLFGLTINPERLAAIREERRENSRYASMRQCRMEVSEVEALYRKNQIPWLNSTNYSVEEIATKILDIMGLNRRMY
- the aroH gene encoding 3-deoxy-7-phosphoheptulonate synthase AroH, encoding MNKTDELRTARIDSLVTPAELARLHPVSAEVADHVTASRRRIEKILNGEDKRLLVVIGPCSIHDLDAAMDYAKRLQTLREKYQDRLEIVMRTYFEKPRTVVGWKGLISDPDLNGSYRVNHGIALARKLLLQVNELGVPTATEFLDMVTGQFIADLISWGAIGARTTESQIHREMASALSCPVGFKNGTDGNTRIAVDAIRASRASHMFLSPDKNGQMTIYQTSGNPFGHIIMRGGKKPNYHADDIAAACETLAEFDLPEHLVVDFSHGNCQKQHRRQLDVCEEVCQQIRSGSTAISGIMAESFIKEGTQKIVAGQQMVYGQSITDPCLSWEDSELLLEKLAAAVDSRF
- the hemP gene encoding hemin uptake protein HemP, encoding MSPTDNSTATPTKTHTAPSPAPTDRRIDSKSLLGDEGRVIIVHDGQHYLLRQTNAGKLILTK
- a CDS encoding TonB-dependent hemoglobin/transferrin/lactoferrin family receptor, which translates into the protein MPHLQSASLRPSLLALAIVSTLPGVTFAAADEITVTATGNARSAFEAPMMVSVIDATAPENQTTSSAADMLRKVPGLMLDGTGRTNGQDVNLRGYDRRGVLVLVDGVRQGTDTGHLNSTFLDPALIKRIEVVRGPSALLYGSGALGGVISYDTVDASDLLDAGKNSGYRVFATGATGDHSIGMGASAYGRTDTLDGLVSWSSRDRGDIRQSDGARAPNDESINNMLAKGSWKIDPAQTLSGSLRYYNNDAQEPKNPQTTDASSSNPITDRSTIQRDAQLGYRIAPAGNDWLNADAKIYWSEARINAQNINASGEFRKQTTKGGKVENRTRLFSDAFASHLLTYGGEYYRQEQHPGGATTGFPDAKIDFSSGWLQDEITLRDLPVTLLGGTRYDNYRGSSDGYDDVDADKWSSRAGLTVSPTDWLMLFGSYAQAFRAPTMGEMYNDAKHFSIGSFYTNYWVPNPNLRPETNETQEFGFGLRFDDLLLANDALEFKASYFDTNAKDYISTTVDFAAATTMSYNVPNAKIWGWDMMATYATSLFNLDVAYNRTRGKDTDTGEYISSINPDTVTSKLDIPVAQSGFSVGWIGTFVERSTHISSSYSEQPGYAVNDLYVSYKGQQQLKGITTTLMLGNAFDKAYWSPQGIPQDGRNGKIFVSYQW
- the chuS gene encoding hematinate-forming heme oxygenase ChuS, which encodes MGHYTRWLELREQHPGKYARDIAGLMHISEAELAFARVGHDAWRLRGEIREILAALESVGETKCICRNDYAVHEQVGAFTHQHLGGHAGLVLNPRALDLRLFLNQWASAFHMSETTSRGERQSIQFFDHQGDAVLKVYTTDRTDVAAWGDVLTRFIIADNPALALKAVDAPAHSDGADAGSVEKEWRAMTDVHQFFSLLKRHNLSRQQAFRLVSDDLACKVDNSALAQLLETARQDGNEIMIFVGNRGCVQIFTGVVEKLTPMKGWLNIFNATFTLHLLEETIAETWVTRKPTADGHVTSLELFAADGTQIAQLYGQRTEGEPEQSQWRRQIDALTPEGLAA